A genome region from Triticum aestivum cultivar Chinese Spring chromosome 2B, IWGSC CS RefSeq v2.1, whole genome shotgun sequence includes the following:
- the LOC123041040 gene encoding protein PELPK1-like, producing the protein MHVCPPHVGATFWTMNTSLLSPSHHSKKLPRTLIHTRSTQHRSTMLHKNSMASRVFLMALLFSCSSMSSTARYLEEAVPKKEYPPHPIIPELPKPELPPHPAMPELPKPELPHPLLPDVPHPVVPETPKEPGVPHPVVPEVPKPELPLHPAMPVLPKPELPHPAVPEVPKEPEAPHLVVPEVPKERELPHPIVPEVPKEPEVPHPVVPEVTKKPKVPHPVVPEVPKEPEVPHPAMPELPKPEMPHHAVPEVPKEPHVSHPEVPKEPELPHLAVPEVPKHEMPPFPKAELPPKPEFHFPEPAAKP; encoded by the coding sequence ATGCATGTATGCCCGCCACATGTAGGTGCAACATTTTGGACTATGAATACCAGCCTTCTATCTCCCAGCCATCACAGCAAGAAGTTGCCTCGCACATTGATACACACTAGAAGCACACAGCATCGATCGACCATGCTGCACAAGAACAGCATGGCCTCCCGTGTCTTCCTCATGGCGCTGCTGTTCTCATGCAGCTCCATGAGCAGCACAGCACGGTACCTAGAGGAGGCCGTGCCCAAGAAGGAGTATCCACCACATCCTATCATCCCGGAGCTGCCAAAGCCCGAACTCCCGCCACACCCTGCCATGCCCGAGCTGCCGAAGCCTGAACTACCTCACCCTCTCCTGCCCGATGTGCCACACCCAGTGGTGCCGGAGACGCCAAAGGAGCCTGGAGTGCCACACCCGGTGGTGCCGGAGGTGCCAAAGCCTGAGCTGCCGCTACACCCTGCTATGCCCGTGCTCCCGAAGCCCGAACTACCGCATCCGGCTGTGCCCGAGGTACCAAAGGAGCCCGAAGCGCCACACCTCGTCGTACCGGAGGTGCCAAAGGAACGCGAACTGCCGCACCCTATCGTGCCGGAGGTGCCAAAGGAGCCAGAAGTGCCACACCCCGTCGTGCCAGAGGTGACAAAGAAACCTAAAGTGCCACACCCTGTCGTGCCCGAGGTACCAAAGGAGCCCGAAGTCCCACACCCTGCCATGCCAGAGTTGCCGAAGCCTGAAATGCCACACCATGCCGTGCCAGAGGTGCCAAAGGAGCCCCATGTGTCGCACCCAGAGGTGCCGAAAGAGCCCGAGTTACCGCACCTTGCTGTGCCAGAGGTCCCGAAGCACGAAATGCCACCATTCCCCAAAGCCGAGCTGCCCCCAAAGCCTGAATTCCACTTTCCGGAACCTGCGGCCAAGCCATGA